One genomic window of Pseudoxanthomonas sp. includes the following:
- the metG gene encoding methionine--tRNA ligase — protein sequence MTRTALVSTALPYANGPLHLGHLVGYIQADVWVRARRLRGDKTFFVCADDTHGTPIMLAAEKAGVTPETFIANIQASHERDFAAFGVAFDNYDSTNGDTNRELTEAFYAKLEQAGHISRRSVAQFYDTAKGMFLPDRYIKGTCPNCGTADQYGDNCENCGATYAPTELIEPRSVLSGVAPEIRDSEHFFFEVGHFDGFLREWLAGDVARPGVKAKLMEWLDAEGGLRAWDISRDAPYFGFQIPGQPGKYFYVWLDAPIGYLSSFKNLCARIGEDFAPHLAAGTDTELHHFIGKDIVNFHGLFWPAVLHGTGHRAPTRLHVNGYLMVDGAKMSKSRGTFVMARTYLDVGLEPEALRYYFAAKSSGGVDDLDLNLGDFVARVNADLVGKFVNLASRCAGFIGKRFDGKLADTLPDAAQYARFVEALVPIREAYERNDAAAAIRQTMALADEANKYIDEHKPWVIAKQEGSDAQLQAVCTQGLNLFRVLAAALKPVLPRTSAEAEAFLSAPVQTWGDLDAPLTAHVIQPYTALFTRIDPKLIDAMTDASKDTLAPTAAAPVAAKPQDKKKDAAPAPAAAEGSAFIGMDDFAKLDLRIGKVLVCEFVEGSDKLLRFELDAGDLGKRQIFSGIRGSYGEPDKLVGRSVVFIANLAPRKMRFGVSEGMILSAGFDGGALALLDADDTAQPGMPVR from the coding sequence ATGACCCGCACCGCACTCGTCAGTACCGCCCTGCCCTACGCCAATGGGCCCCTGCACCTCGGCCACCTGGTCGGCTACATCCAGGCCGATGTCTGGGTCCGCGCCCGCCGCCTGCGTGGCGACAAGACGTTCTTCGTCTGCGCCGACGACACCCATGGCACGCCGATCATGCTGGCCGCAGAAAAGGCCGGGGTCACCCCGGAAACCTTCATCGCCAACATCCAGGCCAGCCACGAGCGCGATTTCGCCGCCTTCGGCGTGGCCTTCGACAACTACGATTCGACCAATGGCGACACCAACCGCGAACTGACCGAAGCGTTCTACGCCAAGCTGGAACAGGCCGGCCATATCAGCCGCCGCAGCGTGGCCCAGTTCTACGACACGGCCAAGGGCATGTTCCTGCCGGACCGCTACATCAAGGGCACCTGCCCCAACTGCGGCACGGCCGACCAGTACGGCGACAACTGCGAGAACTGCGGTGCGACCTATGCCCCGACCGAACTGATCGAGCCGCGCTCGGTGTTGTCCGGCGTGGCGCCGGAAATCCGCGATTCGGAACACTTCTTCTTCGAAGTCGGCCACTTCGACGGCTTCCTGCGCGAGTGGCTGGCCGGCGATGTCGCCCGCCCGGGCGTCAAGGCCAAGCTGATGGAATGGTTGGATGCCGAAGGCGGCCTGCGCGCGTGGGACATCTCGCGCGATGCGCCGTATTTCGGCTTCCAGATCCCCGGCCAGCCCGGTAAGTATTTCTATGTGTGGCTGGACGCGCCGATCGGCTACCTGTCCAGCTTCAAGAACCTGTGCGCGCGCATCGGCGAGGACTTCGCGCCGCACCTGGCCGCGGGCACCGATACCGAACTGCACCACTTCATCGGCAAGGACATCGTGAACTTCCACGGCCTGTTCTGGCCCGCGGTGCTGCACGGCACCGGCCATCGTGCACCGACGCGCCTGCACGTCAACGGCTACCTGATGGTCGACGGCGCGAAGATGTCCAAGTCGCGCGGGACCTTCGTCATGGCCCGCACCTACCTGGATGTGGGCCTGGAGCCGGAGGCGCTGCGCTATTACTTCGCAGCCAAGTCTTCAGGCGGCGTCGACGACCTTGACCTGAACCTGGGTGACTTCGTCGCGCGCGTCAACGCGGACCTGGTCGGCAAGTTCGTCAACCTGGCCAGCCGTTGCGCCGGCTTCATCGGCAAGCGCTTCGACGGAAAACTGGCCGACACCTTGCCCGATGCAGCGCAGTACGCGCGCTTTGTCGAAGCACTGGTGCCGATCCGCGAAGCCTACGAACGCAACGATGCCGCCGCGGCCATCCGCCAGACCATGGCGCTGGCCGACGAGGCCAACAAATACATCGACGAACACAAGCCGTGGGTCATCGCCAAGCAGGAAGGAAGCGATGCGCAGCTGCAGGCGGTGTGCACACAAGGCCTGAACCTGTTCCGCGTGCTGGCCGCCGCGCTCAAGCCGGTCCTGCCGCGCACCAGCGCCGAAGCCGAGGCTTTCCTGTCCGCCCCCGTGCAGACCTGGGGCGACCTGGATGCACCGCTGACCGCGCACGTCATCCAGCCCTACACCGCGCTGTTCACCCGGATCGACCCGAAACTGATCGACGCCATGACCGACGCTTCCAAGGACACACTGGCGCCAACCGCGGCCGCACCGGTCGCGGCCAAGCCGCAGGACAAGAAGAAGGATGCCGCGCCGGCACCTGCTGCAGCCGAAGGATCCGCCTTCATCGGCATGGATGACTTCGCCAAGCTCGACCTGCGCATCGGCAAGGTGCTGGTGTGCGAGTTCGTCGAAGGCTCGGACAAGTTGCTGCGCTTCGAACTGGACGCGGGCGATCTTGGCAAGCGCCAGATCTTCTCCGGCATCCGCGGCAGCTATGGCGAGCCGGACAAGCTGGTCGGCCGCAGCGTGGTGTTCATCGCCAACCTCGCGCCGCGCAAGATGCGCTTCGGCGTGAGCGAAGGGATGATCCTGTCGGCCGGTTTCGATGGCGGCGCACTCGCCCTGCTCGATGCCGATGACACCGCCCAACCCGGCATGCCGGTGCGCTGA
- a CDS encoding tetratricopeptide repeat-containing sulfotransferase family protein — MEDLRQRYVAAVDALNRRQWLRARQLAESLLPQLPQHAGVHFVIGVAALEQVTLKDGFRHLLMATKLSPQRTDYAAQFARLLLECHQPPEALKEAERAMKLPGSDPMTLNTLAVVFTRCAEHASAANAFRRAVELAPDQPSLHFNLATSLMAIGEIDGAIQACETCIRLQPRYWRAHLTLAQLSRQTAENNHVDRLQALLQYDVDPEAQLYLNLALEKEYDDLGQPEKAMSYLISGKLAWQPRLDRSGPEDSALFDSIIEASTDILPAGTRGQPGKAPIFIMGMPRSGTTLLERILSSHSMVHSAGELQQFPVAFKKASGVHSPWMLDPQTLAAAKHIDWAALGQDYLQTTRTMSGKTPSFIDKLPHNFLYAGWIAQALPEAKIICLRRDPMDTCIANFRQLFAMSASYNYSFDLLDCGRYYIGFDRLMAHWQKLLPGRILEVNYEDIVTNQVQSTHRLLEFCELPWEDACLSFEHNSSPVSTASAIQVRSPIYRSSMQRWKRYGPMVDGLRDVLRAGGVVVDGKPATDTRPANG, encoded by the coding sequence ATGGAGGACTTACGCCAACGCTATGTCGCGGCAGTGGATGCCCTGAATCGACGTCAATGGCTACGAGCCAGACAACTCGCCGAGTCACTATTGCCACAGCTACCCCAACACGCTGGCGTGCATTTCGTTATCGGCGTGGCCGCGCTTGAACAAGTCACCCTCAAAGATGGCTTCCGCCATCTGCTGATGGCAACGAAACTGAGCCCGCAGCGCACCGACTATGCGGCGCAATTTGCTCGTTTGCTTCTGGAATGCCATCAACCTCCGGAAGCATTAAAAGAAGCAGAGCGGGCCATGAAGTTGCCCGGCTCAGACCCAATGACACTCAACACGCTGGCCGTGGTGTTTACCCGCTGTGCGGAACATGCCAGCGCCGCAAATGCCTTCCGTCGAGCGGTTGAACTGGCGCCGGATCAACCCAGCCTGCATTTCAACCTGGCAACTTCACTCATGGCCATTGGCGAGATCGACGGAGCCATCCAGGCATGTGAGACCTGTATCCGCTTGCAGCCACGTTATTGGCGAGCACACCTGACCTTAGCGCAACTTTCGCGGCAGACGGCTGAAAACAACCACGTCGATCGATTGCAGGCTCTACTTCAATACGACGTGGATCCCGAAGCACAGCTCTATCTGAACTTGGCGCTGGAGAAGGAATACGACGACCTCGGGCAGCCTGAGAAAGCAATGTCCTACCTGATCTCCGGAAAATTGGCATGGCAGCCCCGCCTCGATCGATCAGGGCCGGAAGACAGTGCCCTATTCGATTCGATCATTGAAGCCAGTACAGACATCCTGCCAGCCGGCACTCGGGGACAACCTGGAAAAGCCCCCATCTTCATCATGGGAATGCCACGTAGTGGCACGACGCTGCTGGAACGTATCCTCTCATCACATTCCATGGTGCATTCGGCTGGCGAACTCCAGCAGTTTCCAGTGGCCTTCAAGAAGGCATCTGGCGTGCACTCGCCATGGATGTTGGATCCACAAACCTTGGCCGCTGCCAAGCATATCGACTGGGCAGCCTTGGGCCAAGACTACCTGCAAACCACACGCACCATGTCTGGCAAAACGCCATCATTCATCGACAAGCTACCGCATAACTTCCTGTACGCGGGTTGGATCGCCCAAGCATTGCCAGAAGCAAAGATCATCTGCTTGCGGCGTGATCCAATGGATACCTGCATCGCCAACTTCCGTCAGCTGTTCGCGATGTCGGCGTCGTACAACTATTCCTTTGACCTTCTCGACTGTGGACGCTACTACATCGGCTTTGACCGCCTGATGGCCCACTGGCAAAAATTACTACCCGGCCGCATTCTCGAAGTTAACTACGAGGACATCGTGACAAACCAGGTCCAGAGCACCCATCGATTATTGGAATTCTGTGAACTTCCTTGGGAAGACGCCTGCCTTAGCTTCGAACATAATTCCTCTCCAGTTTCCACCGCCAGCGCCATCCAAGTGCGCTCACCGATTTATCGCAGCTCGATGCAACGCTGGAAGCGCTATGGTCCGATGGTTGATGGCTTACGCGATGTGCTACGAGCTGGGGGCGTTGTGGTTGATGGCAAACCCGCAACTGACACTAGGCCGGCCAACGGTTAG
- a CDS encoding TonB-dependent receptor: protein MSRTRHTPKRSRLTAAVFTALLLPAAAFAQDAASSDTETKNLDKITVTGSLIPQSQIETATQVITINAEDIHARGYTSVIDILRSSSLASGGVQGGETSASFTQGAETVSMFGLKPSYTKFLINGRPMGNYPALYNGTDAFNSVSGIPIDAVERVEILPGGASSLYGSDALAGVVNFILKKDYEGTTLNVRGGTYTEGGGNAVRLSLTNGFNAFDDRLHAITSVQYENSKPIWGYQRDLTDSTNTDGYSASPASRDYLVYGYRQISENGLGSNGYLFPDGVDCSAVTSQFGGTESYQTRAGYGNYCGSNYAPGYRTVKNGKEALQLYNRTTFNVNDNFDLYGEVLYSHTAAEYAAGSSYTWWGTGVKYGYYYDPDYDSLLNLQRAFSPEDIGGAGYKNIMDKDTTNSYTVTLGGKGSFGESWDYDIGFTRNETKLESRNFVRWADKINAYFDEHVLGPQLGLDPYFDAYPVFRPDYAAFYSVMSPQDFASFTGYGTAKSKTWDDTFRAQLTSTDLFSLPAGSAGLAVAVEAGNEGWDYQPIPGIMEGAVWGTTDVAGSGHRTKYAAMAELRVPIVDSLTASVSGRYDAYDAYGTKIDKATWSASLEFRPIDSLLFRGKYGTAFKSPTLPDQFQGLSGSYSYATDYYNCGLEGYTPADTDGCSARYDNAQYFGTKEGNPDLEPITADTWSMGVVWAPSANFSLGVDYYSWDIKNEVDQLSTDQILLQEYYCRNGEAGAGIISCDNAYAWVTRGSDGSLQEVYTPRINVARQKLQLFTVSSKYLQDIGRFGQLMFSANYTNKRKHELQSDSTQPFTDLINDPYANWVYDAGPKWKADASLAWSVSRWTSTLYANMLGATPNYLAYAQDSWDYVHSSGAKAGKWGTYTTFNLSVDYQAQENLRLSLQVNNIGNKLPDGQAYNYPGTSTTPYNNYIYSVYGRSVFAELRYDFGK from the coding sequence AGTCCCAGATTGAGACTGCTACGCAGGTCATCACGATCAATGCCGAAGACATCCACGCACGCGGATATACAAGCGTGATCGACATCCTGCGTTCCAGCAGCTTGGCGAGCGGTGGCGTTCAGGGTGGCGAGACTTCAGCAAGCTTCACACAGGGCGCCGAGACAGTCAGCATGTTCGGCCTGAAGCCGTCCTACACCAAATTCCTGATCAACGGGCGCCCGATGGGCAACTATCCAGCCCTGTACAACGGCACAGATGCCTTCAACAGCGTCAGTGGCATCCCGATTGACGCCGTCGAGCGCGTGGAAATCCTTCCAGGTGGCGCGTCTTCGCTGTACGGCTCCGACGCGCTGGCTGGCGTGGTCAATTTCATTCTGAAAAAAGACTACGAAGGGACCACGCTGAACGTTCGCGGCGGAACCTATACCGAAGGCGGCGGCAATGCTGTCCGCCTCAGCCTGACAAATGGCTTCAACGCGTTTGATGATCGCCTGCACGCTATCACCTCAGTCCAGTATGAGAATTCCAAGCCGATCTGGGGCTACCAGCGGGATTTGACCGACTCGACCAACACTGATGGCTACAGCGCTTCACCTGCCTCGCGAGACTATTTGGTCTACGGTTATCGGCAAATCTCGGAGAACGGCCTCGGCAGCAACGGCTATCTGTTTCCTGACGGGGTGGATTGCTCCGCCGTAACCTCGCAGTTCGGCGGCACCGAGAGCTACCAGACGCGTGCTGGCTACGGCAACTATTGCGGTTCGAACTATGCTCCCGGCTATCGCACGGTCAAGAATGGGAAGGAGGCACTGCAGCTTTACAACCGCACTACCTTCAACGTCAACGACAACTTCGACCTGTACGGTGAAGTGCTTTATAGCCATACCGCCGCCGAGTATGCAGCCGGCAGCAGCTACACCTGGTGGGGTACTGGCGTTAAATACGGCTACTACTATGACCCGGATTACGACAGCCTGCTAAATCTGCAGCGTGCGTTCTCGCCCGAAGACATCGGCGGCGCAGGCTACAAGAACATCATGGACAAAGACACCACCAATAGCTACACAGTCACGCTTGGCGGCAAGGGGTCATTCGGCGAGAGCTGGGATTACGACATCGGCTTCACTCGCAACGAAACCAAACTGGAATCCCGTAATTTCGTGCGCTGGGCAGACAAGATCAATGCCTATTTCGACGAACATGTCCTTGGTCCGCAGCTCGGCCTGGATCCGTACTTCGATGCTTATCCAGTGTTCCGCCCCGACTACGCGGCTTTCTACAGCGTAATGTCGCCCCAGGACTTCGCCAGCTTTACCGGCTATGGCACGGCCAAGTCCAAGACCTGGGATGATACTTTCCGCGCCCAGTTGACCAGCACCGACCTGTTCTCACTGCCTGCTGGTTCTGCCGGTTTGGCCGTCGCAGTAGAAGCCGGGAATGAAGGCTGGGACTACCAGCCGATCCCCGGCATCATGGAAGGAGCGGTATGGGGCACCACTGACGTTGCCGGTTCCGGCCATCGCACCAAATATGCGGCCATGGCCGAACTGCGTGTGCCCATCGTCGATTCACTGACCGCGTCGGTGTCCGGTCGTTATGACGCATATGATGCCTACGGCACCAAGATCGACAAGGCAACCTGGAGCGCCAGCTTAGAGTTCCGCCCAATCGACAGCCTGCTGTTCCGTGGCAAGTACGGCACAGCCTTCAAGTCGCCGACGCTGCCCGATCAGTTCCAGGGCTTGAGCGGCTCGTACTCGTACGCAACCGACTATTACAACTGCGGCTTGGAAGGCTACACACCTGCCGATACCGATGGCTGCTCGGCACGCTATGACAACGCTCAGTACTTCGGTACCAAGGAGGGCAATCCTGACCTGGAACCGATCACCGCCGACACATGGAGTATGGGCGTGGTCTGGGCTCCAAGCGCGAACTTCTCGCTGGGTGTGGACTACTACAGTTGGGACATCAAGAATGAAGTCGACCAGCTCAGTACAGATCAGATCCTGCTGCAGGAGTACTACTGCCGGAATGGAGAGGCTGGCGCCGGCATCATCTCCTGCGATAACGCTTATGCGTGGGTGACCCGTGGTTCGGACGGCTCACTTCAGGAGGTCTATACACCGCGCATCAATGTCGCACGACAGAAATTGCAACTCTTCACCGTCAGCAGTAAATACCTGCAGGACATTGGGCGTTTCGGCCAACTCATGTTCTCGGCCAATTACACCAATAAGCGTAAACATGAACTGCAGTCTGACAGCACCCAGCCATTCACCGATCTGATCAACGATCCATATGCCAACTGGGTTTACGACGCCGGTCCAAAATGGAAAGCTGACGCCTCTCTGGCTTGGAGCGTGTCCCGCTGGACCAGCACTCTGTACGCCAACATGCTGGGTGCCACACCCAACTATCTGGCCTACGCCCAAGACAGCTGGGACTACGTGCACTCCTCAGGTGCCAAAGCAGGAAAGTGGGGAACCTACACCACGTTTAACCTGAGCGTGGATTATCAAGCGCAAGAAAATCTGCGCCTTTCCCTGCAAGTCAACAACATCGGCAACAAGCTCCCCGACGGCCAGGCTTATAACTACCCAGGCACATCGACCACGCCATATAACAACTACATCTATAGTGTCTATGGTCGCTCTGTGTTCGCCGAACTCCGCTATGACTTCGGCAAGTGA